One window of Methylococcus sp. EFPC2 genomic DNA carries:
- a CDS encoding DUF2062 domain-containing protein, whose amino-acid sequence MPKKFLKRFIPHPGKISEIKALEFLGDKLHRPNLWHLNRRSVSLAFAIGLWAMYTPPLPWQMVIAAVGAVYFNANLPISVALVWITNPLTWVPLYYLAYLVGTLALGMDHFTFQHFSEVFSIEKAWELGAPLLVGCFILMNVGAVVGYFGIQFLWQRSVRHQWWLRKYRNAPLDSTTLANESYSTYLNLLAHRHERGR is encoded by the coding sequence ATGCCAAAAAAATTCCTCAAACGCTTCATTCCCCATCCCGGCAAGATCAGCGAAATCAAGGCGCTGGAATTTCTGGGCGACAAGCTGCACAGGCCCAATCTTTGGCATCTCAATCGCCGCTCGGTTTCGTTGGCTTTCGCCATCGGTCTGTGGGCCATGTATACCCCGCCCCTCCCCTGGCAGATGGTGATCGCGGCCGTGGGCGCCGTTTATTTCAACGCCAACCTACCCATCTCGGTGGCCCTGGTCTGGATTACCAATCCGCTGACCTGGGTGCCGCTCTACTACCTGGCCTATCTGGTCGGCACCTTGGCTTTGGGCATGGATCATTTCACCTTCCAGCACTTCAGCGAAGTCTTCAGCATAGAGAAAGCCTGGGAACTCGGCGCGCCCCTGCTGGTCGGCTGTTTTATTTTGATGAATGTCGGCGCGGTAGTGGGTTATTTTGGAATCCAGTTTCTCTGGCAGCGTTCGGTGCGGCATCAATGGTGGCTGCGTAAATATCGCAATGCACCGCTGGACTCCACGACGCTGGCCAACGAATCCTATAGTACCTACCTAAACCTGTTGGCTCATCGGCACGAGCGCGGCCGATAG
- the groES gene encoding co-chaperone GroES, protein MTQTVRPLYDRLLVKRSEDEQTTPGGIVIPDAAKEKPIKGEIIAAGLGKPLDNGSLRPLSVKVGDKVLFGKYAGTEVKIDGNEYLVLREEDVIAVLEG, encoded by the coding sequence ATGACCCAAACCGTTCGCCCCCTCTATGACAGATTGCTCGTGAAACGCTCGGAAGATGAGCAGACCACCCCGGGCGGGATCGTGATCCCCGACGCAGCCAAGGAAAAACCGATCAAGGGAGAGATCATCGCCGCAGGACTCGGCAAGCCCCTGGACAACGGCAGCCTGCGTCCCCTCAGTGTCAAAGTCGGCGATAAGGTTCTGTTCGGCAAATATGCCGGCACCGAAGTGAAGATCGACGGAAACGAATACCTGGTGCTTCGCGAAGAAGATGTCATCGCGGTCCTGGAGGGCTGA
- the groL gene encoding chaperonin GroEL (60 kDa chaperone family; promotes refolding of misfolded polypeptides especially under stressful conditions; forms two stacked rings of heptamers to form a barrel-shaped 14mer; ends can be capped by GroES; misfolded proteins enter the barrel where they are refolded when GroES binds) gives MSAKEIRFSEDARHRLLAGVNVLADAVKQTLGPKGRNVVLERSFGAPTVTKDGVSVAKEIELKDKFENIGAQLVKEVASKTSDVAGDGTTTATVLAQAIVREGLKSVTAGANPLDIKRGIDLAVAVAVQELQKLSKPSTDSKSIAQVGSISANSDEAIGQIIADAVDKVGKDGVITVEEGSGLQNELEIVEGLQFDRGYLSPYFINQQETQTAELDNPYILLFDKKISNIRDLLPLLEKVAKSGRSLLIIAEDVEGEALATLVVNTLRGIVKVAAVKAPGFGDRRKALLEDIAILTGGTVITEELGLSLEKAELSDLGHAKKVQISKENTIVVDGAGETDKIKARVGQIRAQIEESTSDYDKEKLQERIAKLSGGVAVIKVGAATEVEVKEKKARVEDALHATRAAIEEGIVPGGGVALIRAQTALDKLEGKNHDQTVGVGILRRAIEEPLRQIVANAGEEPSVIVNRVREGSGSFGYNAATGEYGDLIELGILDPTKVTRSALLNAASVASLLLTTEALVAELPKEDAPAPAGHGHGGGFGDY, from the coding sequence ATGTCCGCTAAAGAAATCCGCTTTTCCGAAGATGCTCGCCACCGCTTGCTCGCCGGCGTCAACGTGCTGGCCGACGCGGTCAAGCAAACCCTGGGACCCAAGGGCCGCAACGTGGTCCTGGAGCGCAGCTTCGGCGCCCCCACCGTGACCAAGGACGGCGTATCCGTCGCCAAGGAAATCGAGCTCAAGGACAAGTTCGAAAACATCGGCGCGCAGTTGGTGAAGGAAGTCGCCTCCAAGACCTCCGACGTGGCCGGCGACGGCACCACCACCGCCACTGTGCTGGCCCAGGCCATCGTGCGCGAAGGCCTGAAATCCGTCACCGCCGGCGCTAATCCGCTGGACATCAAGCGCGGCATCGATCTGGCCGTCGCCGTGGCCGTGCAAGAACTGCAGAAGCTCTCCAAGCCCAGCACCGACAGCAAGTCGATCGCCCAGGTCGGCTCGATCTCGGCCAACTCGGACGAAGCCATCGGCCAGATCATCGCCGACGCGGTGGACAAGGTCGGCAAGGACGGCGTGATCACCGTCGAGGAAGGCTCGGGCCTGCAGAACGAATTGGAGATCGTCGAAGGCTTGCAGTTCGACCGCGGCTATCTGTCGCCCTATTTCATCAACCAGCAGGAAACCCAGACCGCCGAACTGGACAATCCCTACATCCTCTTGTTCGACAAGAAGATCTCCAATATCCGCGACCTGCTGCCCCTGCTGGAGAAAGTCGCCAAGTCCGGCCGTTCGCTGCTGATCATCGCGGAAGACGTGGAAGGCGAAGCCCTGGCCACTCTGGTCGTCAATACCCTGCGCGGCATCGTCAAGGTGGCTGCCGTCAAGGCGCCGGGTTTCGGCGACCGCCGCAAGGCCTTGCTGGAAGACATCGCCATCCTGACCGGCGGCACGGTTATCACGGAAGAACTGGGCCTGAGCCTGGAGAAAGCCGAACTGAGCGATCTGGGCCACGCCAAGAAGGTGCAGATTTCCAAGGAAAACACCATCGTGGTGGATGGCGCCGGCGAAACGGACAAGATCAAGGCGCGCGTGGGTCAAATCCGCGCCCAGATCGAAGAATCGACCTCCGACTATGACAAGGAGAAGCTACAGGAACGGATCGCCAAGCTGTCGGGCGGTGTTGCGGTCATCAAGGTGGGGGCCGCCACCGAAGTCGAGGTCAAGGAAAAGAAGGCACGCGTGGAAGATGCTCTGCACGCCACCCGCGCCGCTATTGAGGAAGGCATCGTGCCGGGCGGCGGTGTGGCGCTGATCCGCGCCCAGACCGCACTGGACAAGCTGGAAGGCAAGAACCACGATCAGACGGTCGGCGTCGGCATCCTGCGCCGCGCCATCGAAGAGCCTCTGCGCCAGATCGTGGCCAACGCCGGCGAAGAGCCTTCGGTCATCGTCAACCGCGTGCGGGAAGGCAGCGGTTCGTTCGGCTACAACGCCGCGACGGGCGAATACGGCGACTTGATCGAACTGGGCATCCTGGATCCGACCAAGGTCACCCGTTCCGCCCTGCTGAACGCCGCATCGGTCGCCAGCCTGCTGCTGACCACGGAAGCCCTGGTTGCTGAACTGCCGAAGGAAGACGCACCTGCGCCGGCCGGCCATGGACATGGCGGCGGC